From a single Oreochromis niloticus isolate F11D_XX linkage group LG4, O_niloticus_UMD_NMBU, whole genome shotgun sequence genomic region:
- the svilc gene encoding supervillin isoform X6, with protein sequence MENAVLEPRSERIARYKAERRRELAERYGSIDELPSKWVRRDEKKVHEPASQAHGGTLNSHGLSEKMNSRTQEVSNGLEAPAESDCLRSSFPDAGQATSSLDLAVNPGSEGGRRRTRRYLPSASGGNRKTSERFRTQPITANEMEESSGCLDPENEENSKADVKTDDRAKMSVAAKMSLFKELEKSSASEASAFLKPRSGCVSHERRSRRGNDHRFLTQPITCGEIVAISTPKPTPPVEVQSVQAESEEDGDESCKLSMSEKLALFNKLSLPGREGAGPADGPPERRRQKGARYRTQPITVEEVSLLQKGPVQLPALCLSPHMSDRQQASSVNLKPSEVRLSQSTSDAGTGLGKSGPTQQGPQCYDSEPGLKGILKKSRSAGSEWSRTEASQVDASYSHEQNGGGCREAAIHGSKAGGEREGTSTAPQRERREASGMEEGSQSAAPWRQRARNRRETIACTPIRALSEQDAPQQERSCQSKHELSFSSEKNSVDINGRAKQEEDQKAMSKMHDDTTDIKAVRVTSEECAPKLQETTNGSRSEYHVLEESENPHLENDNLQCWEPVFASVYSINTPQYIMCFNQTNLSFEAQEVFSPTNNQSQPQWRHKDKGTEFQMTEFGELKTQQESKGQEAGSTAKTSLVSGESRRNGIARNRRHSTDAPSCKNEVTPQSSSPTVATQEVKEETPVDEPNMFDGGFYCEQSPPSACPPACGGIAASEGEQDLGVFCQTNTPILTSAVAEHRRSVRPSRRTQGSRNPLRALAAREDIRQDFMGERVNSSAQERIQAEKKSKNSSMADSPPLRSEESSLDAETAKSYPPFSSLMLIHIKGRRHVQVRLVEPSVRSLNSGDCFLLVTPEHCILWSGEFANGQEKAKASELALFIQSQRDLGCFATQIVHLEEGMNSDSSVAADFWSLLGGRTQYKGAGAPEEDELYERSVVESNCVYRLVENKLVPHEQAWASIPSITLLASSEALVFDFGSEIYLWLGQDVSLRRRNVALQLTHQVWVGAYDYSNCQVNPLDPTQCNPAIQLRGEGRPSWALFGVLTESNETALFREKFLDWMCRVGGREEVASGTDQTQSIPVQSSQPLSPPSDFLSPCDAKALVSGQCLEGDGLVRTVLAGVDVQRGHGVIMLTEERQMELKTVAVDTWHVQEFDDSEIPVESNGQLYEGDSYVIRWKYSISTADNTDSSDECGTDPAPKEKTAFFLWRGRHSSVSGRDTAAFLSIGMRNHEESQVVVPQGKEPPCFLQLFKGGLVIHKGKQEEASINTDGWRLFCVRGELPEEGFLLEVDCCCAGLRSRGCVVLLNGQQGVLYLWIGCKAHSSTKEVSKRVVEVLSKICPSEVGLSKSSPVKVQVVEEGSEPEDFWTALGQKDRKAYDCMLQDPGKYNFTPRLFHLSASSGSFQAEELQSPIQMPGLVMAMPFVQESLYSVPQPALFLLDNRLEVYLWQRGQPEQTESSSAWRLWHHERKCAMQTALQYCKEINQRRPPHAYLILEGAEPLTFTNVFPRWEKSLEPHAQGDTGRAKLTLVQDALAQLMKTQYPLEELLRSPLPEGVDPQRLEVYLSNEDFQTILEMKRDEYASLPSWKQIDLKKSKGLFC encoded by the exons ATGGAGAACGCCGTCCTGGAGCCCAGATCAGAGCGGATTGCCCGCTACAAGGCTGAGAGGAGGCGAGAACTGGCCGAACGCTATGGCAGCATTGACGAGCTTCCTTCTAAGTGGGTGAGAAGGGATGAGAAAAAGGTTCATGAGCCAGCGAGCCAAGCGCATGGAGGAACGTTAAACTCTCATGGCCTGAGTGAAAAAATGAACAGCAGAACACAGGAAGTTTCAAATGGATTAGAGGCTCCTGCTGAGTCCGACTGCCTGAGAAG TAGCTTCCCTGATGCTGGGCAAGCCACATCCTCTCTGGACCTGGCTGTAAACCCGGGCTCTGAAGGGGGTCGGCGACGCACTCGGCGTTACCTCCCTAGCGCGTCAGGCGGTAACAGAAAAACTAGCGAACGCTTCAGgacacagccaatcacagccaATGAGATGGAGGAGAGCAGTGG GTGCTTGGATCCAGAGAACGAGGAAAACAGCAAAG CAGATGTAAAAACAGATGACAGAGCCAAAATGAGTGTGGCAGCCAAGATGTCTCTGTTTAAA GAGCTGGAGAAGTCTTCAGCCTCCGAGGCCTCGGCCTTCCTCAAGCCTCGCTCAGGCTGCGTCTCTCATGAACGCAGGAGCCGGCGTGGCAACGACCATCGCTTTCTGACACAGCCAATCACCTGTGGAGAAATAGTGGCAATCAG CACTCCCAAACCAACACCACCAGTGGAGGTCCAGTCTGTGCAGGCTGAGTCAGAGGAGGATGGCGATGAGAGCTGCAAGCTGAGCATGAGCGAGAAGCTGGCCCTCTTCAACAAACTGTCCCTGCCTGGGAGGGAGGGAGCCGGGCCTGCTGACGGGCCCCCAGAGAGACGAAGGCAAAAGGGGGCTCGGTACCGCACGCAGCCCATCACTGTGGAGGAGGTCAGTCTG CTCCAGAAAGGCCCTGTTCAGCTTCCTGCCCTCTGTTTGTCCCCTCATATGTCTGACAGACAGCAGGCCTCGTCTGTCAACCTGAAACCCAGTGAGGTACGTCTTTCACAGTCCACATCAGATGCCGGCACTGGACTCGGAAAATCTGGTCCGACTCAACAGGGACCACAGTGCTACGACTCTGAGCCAGGCTTAAAAGGAATCCTGAAGAAGAGCCGCTCTGCAGGCTCGGAGTGGAGCAGGACAGAAGCCAGTCAGGTAGACGCATCATACAGCCACGAACAGAATGGTGGAGGCTGTAGAGAAGCGGCGATACACGGGAGCAAAGCCGGAGGTGAGAGGGAGGGAACTTCTACAGcaccacagagagagagacgagAGGCCAGTGGTATGGAGGAAGGTTCGCAGTCTGCTGCTCCCTGGAGGCAGAGGGctagaaacaggagggaaaccaTTGCCTGCACGCCAATAAGAGCCTTGTCAGAGCAGGATGCTCCACAGCAGGAGAGGTCCTGCCAGTCCAAACATGAACTGAGCTTTTCCTCTGAGAAAAACAGCGTAGACATCAATGGAAGAGCCAA GCAAGAGGAAGACCAAAAGGCCATGAGTAAGATGCATGATGACACCACAGATATAAAAGCTGTCCGGGTCACCTCAGAAGAGTGCGCGCCTAAACTGCAGGAGACAACCAACGGCAGCAGAAGTGAG TATCATGTGCTGGAAGAGTCAGAAAACCCTCATCTTGAGAATGACAACCTTCAGTGCTGG GAGCCCGTCTTTGCCTCTGTCTATTCTATCAATACGCCCCAATATATCATGTGTTTTAATCAG ACTAACCTCTCCTTTGAGGCACAAGAAGTCTTCTCTCCTACGAACAATCAGAGTCAGCCTCAGTGGAGACATAAG GATAAAGGAACTGAGTTTCAGATGACTGAATTTGGAGAATtgaaaacacagcaggaaagcAAAGGGCAGGAGGCTGGAAGCACGGCTAAGACAA GCCTTGTATCTGGCGAATCACGTAGAAATGGTATCGCTCGCAACAGGAGACACTCCACTGATGCTCCATCATGCAAAAATGAAG TGACTCCACAGAGTTCTTCACCAACAGTCGCTACTCAGGAGGTAAAGGAAGAGACGCCTGTTGATGAACCAAACATGTTTGATGGCGGTTTCTACTGTGAGCAGTCACCTCCTTCAGCCTGCCCCCCAGCTTGTGGTGGGATTGCTGCCTCAGAGGGTGAGCAGGACCTGGGAGTCTTCTGCCAGACCAACACACCCAT ATTGACCTCAGCAGTAGCAGAGCACAGGCGGTCGGTACGTCCGTCCCGTCGGACTCAAGGCTCCAGAAACCCTCTGAGGGCTCTCGCAGCCAGAGAGGACATCAGGCAGGACTTCATGGGGGAGAGAGTCAATTCATCGGCTCAGGAGAGGATCCAAGCAGAAAAAA aGTCTAAGAACTCGTCTATGGCAGACTCACCTCCCTTAAGATCTGAAGAATCCTCCTTAGATGCCGAGACAGCTAAGTCTTACCCGCCCTTCAGCAGCCTgatgctaattcacatcaaag GTAGGCGGCATGTTCAGGTCCGCCTGGTTGAGCCCTCAGTGCGGTCACTGAACAGCGGAGACTGCTTCCTGCTGGTCACTCCAGAGCACTGCATCCTGTGGAGTGGAGAGTTTGCCAACGGACAAGAAAAAGCAAAG gcCTCTGAGCTGGCTTTGTTCATCCAGAGCCAAAGGGACCTTGGTTGTTTTGCTACTCAAATTGTCCACCTGGAGGAGGGCATGAACTCTGACAGCAGTGTGGCTGCAGACTTCTGGAGTCTGTTGGGAGGAAGAACACAGTACAAAG GAGCTGGTGCTCCAGAGGAGGATGAGCTCTATGAGCGCAGTGTGGTGGAGTCCAACTGTGTGTACAGACTGGTGGAAAACAAACTGGTGCCTCATGAACAGGCTTGGGCCTCCATCCCCAGCATCACCCTGCTGGCCTCCTCTGAG GCCCTGGTGTTTGATTTCGGCAGTGAGATCTATCTGTGGCTCGGACAGGACGTTTCCCTCAGGAGGAGAAATGTTGCTCTCCAGTTGACTCACCAGGTGTGGGTTGGAGCTTATGACTACAGCAACTGTCAAGTAAACCCACTGGATCCCACTCAGTGTAACCCTGCAATTCAGCT ACGAGGAGAAGGCCGTCCCAGCTGGGCTCTGTTCGGCGTCCTCACTGAGAGCAACGAGACGGCTCTGTTCAGGGAGAAGTTCCTGGACTGGATGTGCAGGGTTGGAGGCAGAGAGGAAGTGGCTTCAGGGACGGATCAGACGCAG TCCATCCCAGTCCAGTCGTCCCAGCCGCTCTCCCCTCCATCAGACTTCTTGAGTCCCTGCGATGCCAAAGCTCTAGTATCGGGTCAGTGCTTAGAAGGTGACGGTTTGGTCCGTACTGTGCTGGCTGGGGTCGATGTCCAGAGAGGTCATGGTGTCATCATGCTGACGGAGGAACGTCAGATGGAGCTTAAAACAGTAGCGGTGGACACCTGGCACGTCCAGGAGTTTGACGACAGTGAAATCCCAGTGGAGAGCAACGGACAGCTTTATGAAGGAGACTCTTATGTAATCCGCTGGAAGTACAGCATCAGTACAGCTG ACAACACAGACAGCTCAGATGAGTGTGGGACAGATCCTGCACCAAAGGAAAAGACGGCCTTCTTCCTGTGGCGAGGCCGTCACTCCAGTGTCAGTGGACGGGACACAGCTGCTTTCCTTTCCATCGGGATGAGGAACCATGAAGAGTCACAG GTGGTTGTGCCTCAGGGAAAAGAACCGCCCTGTTTCCTGCAGCTTTTCAAGGGAGGCTTGGTCATTCACAAAGGAAAGCAAGAGGAAGCTTCCATCAACACAG ACGGTTGGCGTCTGTTTTGTGTGCGAGGGGAGCTCCCAGAAGAGGGTTTTCTGTTAGAGGTGGACTGCTGCTGTGCGGGTCTGAGGTCTAGAGGCTGTGTTGTCCTGCTAAATGGCCAGCAGGGAGTGCTCTATCTCTGGATTGGTTGTAAGGCTCACAGCAGCACAAAGGAAGTCAGCAAGAGGGTGGTGGAGGTCCTCTCTAAAAT ttgTCCATCAGAGGTGGGTTTAAGCAAAAGCAGCCCTGTAAAGGTGCAGGTAGTAGAGGAAGGTTCAGAGCCAGAAGACTTCTGGACAGCACTGGGACAAAAGGACAGGAAGGCCTATGACTGCATGCTGCAAG ATCCAGGAAAGTATAACTTCACGCCTCGCCTCTTCCACCTGAGTGCCTCCTCTGGGAGTTTCCAGGCCGAGGAGCTCCAGAGTCCGATACAGATGCCGGGGCTTGTGATGGCAATGCCTTTTGTCCAGGAGAGCCTGTACAGTGTACCACAACCAG CTTTGTTCCTGCTTGACAACCGTCTGGAGGTCTACTTGTGGCAGAGAGGTCAGCCTGAGCAGACAGAGAGCTCCTCAGCCTGGAGACTCTGGCATCATGAGAGGAAGTGTGCCATGCAGACAGCGCTGCAGTACTGCAAAG aaataaaccagaGAAGGCCGCCACATGCATATCTCATCCTCGAGGGGGCTGAGCCTCTCACCTTCACTAATGTCTTCCCACGCTGGGAGAAAAGCCTTGAACCTCATGCACAG GGTGATACAGGGCGAGCGAAGCTGACCTTGGTGCAGGACGCCCTGGCCCAGCTCATGAAGACCCAGTATCCTCTGGAGGAGCTGCTGCGGAGCCCCCTTCCTGAAGGAGTGGACCCCCAGCGCCTGGAAGTCTACCTGTCCAACGAGGACTTTCAG ACTATTTTGGAAATGAAGAGAGATGAATATGCCTCCCTCCCAAGCTGGAAGCAAATTGATCTGAAGAAAAGCAAAGGGCTGTTTTGTTAG
- the svilc gene encoding supervillin isoform X7 — protein MENAVLEPRSERIARYKAERRRELAERYGSIDELPSKWVRRDEKKVHEPASQAHGGTLNSHGLSEKMNSRTQEVSNGLEAPAESDCLRSFPDAGQATSSLDLAVNPGSEGGRRRTRRYLPSASGGNRKTSERFRTQPITANEMEESSGCLDPENEENSKADVKTDDRAKMSVAAKMSLFKELEKSSASEASAFLKPRSGCVSHERRSRRGNDHRFLTQPITCGEIVAISTPKPTPPVEVQSVQAESEEDGDESCKLSMSEKLALFNKLSLPGREGAGPADGPPERRRQKGARYRTQPITVEEVSLLQKGPVQLPALCLSPHMSDRQQASSVNLKPSEVRLSQSTSDAGTGLGKSGPTQQGPQCYDSEPGLKGILKKSRSAGSEWSRTEASQVDASYSHEQNGGGCREAAIHGSKAGGEREGTSTAPQRERREASGMEEGSQSAAPWRQRARNRRETIACTPIRALSEQDAPQQERSCQSKHELSFSSEKNSVDINGRAKQEEDQKAMSKMHDDTTDIKAVRVTSEECAPKLQETTNGSRSEYHVLEESENPHLENDNLQCWEPVFASVYSINTPQYIMCFNQTNLSFEAQEVFSPTNNQSQPQWRHKDKGTEFQMTEFGELKTQQESKGQEAGSTAKTSLVSGESRRNGIARNRRHSTDAPSCKNEVTPQSSSPTVATQEVKEETPVDEPNMFDGGFYCEQSPPSACPPACGGIAASEGEQDLGVFCQTNTPILTSAVAEHRRSVRPSRRTQGSRNPLRALAAREDIRQDFMGERVNSSAQERIQAEKKSKNSSMADSPPLRSEESSLDAETAKSYPPFSSLMLIHIKGRRHVQVRLVEPSVRSLNSGDCFLLVTPEHCILWSGEFANGQEKAKASELALFIQSQRDLGCFATQIVHLEEGMNSDSSVAADFWSLLGGRTQYKGAGAPEEDELYERSVVESNCVYRLVENKLVPHEQAWASIPSITLLASSEALVFDFGSEIYLWLGQDVSLRRRNVALQLTHQVWVGAYDYSNCQVNPLDPTQCNPAIQLRGEGRPSWALFGVLTESNETALFREKFLDWMCRVGGREEVASGTDQTQSIPVQSSQPLSPPSDFLSPCDAKALVSGQCLEGDGLVRTVLAGVDVQRGHGVIMLTEERQMELKTVAVDTWHVQEFDDSEIPVESNGQLYEGDSYVIRWKYSISTADNTDSSDECGTDPAPKEKTAFFLWRGRHSSVSGRDTAAFLSIGMRNHEESQVVVPQGKEPPCFLQLFKGGLVIHKGKQEEASINTDGWRLFCVRGELPEEGFLLEVDCCCAGLRSRGCVVLLNGQQGVLYLWIGCKAHSSTKEVSKRVVEVLSKICPSEVGLSKSSPVKVQVVEEGSEPEDFWTALGQKDRKAYDCMLQDPGKYNFTPRLFHLSASSGSFQAEELQSPIQMPGLVMAMPFVQESLYSVPQPALFLLDNRLEVYLWQRGQPEQTESSSAWRLWHHERKCAMQTALQYCKEINQRRPPHAYLILEGAEPLTFTNVFPRWEKSLEPHAQGDTGRAKLTLVQDALAQLMKTQYPLEELLRSPLPEGVDPQRLEVYLSNEDFQTILEMKRDEYASLPSWKQIDLKKSKGLFC, from the exons ATGGAGAACGCCGTCCTGGAGCCCAGATCAGAGCGGATTGCCCGCTACAAGGCTGAGAGGAGGCGAGAACTGGCCGAACGCTATGGCAGCATTGACGAGCTTCCTTCTAAGTGGGTGAGAAGGGATGAGAAAAAGGTTCATGAGCCAGCGAGCCAAGCGCATGGAGGAACGTTAAACTCTCATGGCCTGAGTGAAAAAATGAACAGCAGAACACAGGAAGTTTCAAATGGATTAGAGGCTCCTGCTGAGTCCGACTGCCTGAGAAG CTTCCCTGATGCTGGGCAAGCCACATCCTCTCTGGACCTGGCTGTAAACCCGGGCTCTGAAGGGGGTCGGCGACGCACTCGGCGTTACCTCCCTAGCGCGTCAGGCGGTAACAGAAAAACTAGCGAACGCTTCAGgacacagccaatcacagccaATGAGATGGAGGAGAGCAGTGG GTGCTTGGATCCAGAGAACGAGGAAAACAGCAAAG CAGATGTAAAAACAGATGACAGAGCCAAAATGAGTGTGGCAGCCAAGATGTCTCTGTTTAAA GAGCTGGAGAAGTCTTCAGCCTCCGAGGCCTCGGCCTTCCTCAAGCCTCGCTCAGGCTGCGTCTCTCATGAACGCAGGAGCCGGCGTGGCAACGACCATCGCTTTCTGACACAGCCAATCACCTGTGGAGAAATAGTGGCAATCAG CACTCCCAAACCAACACCACCAGTGGAGGTCCAGTCTGTGCAGGCTGAGTCAGAGGAGGATGGCGATGAGAGCTGCAAGCTGAGCATGAGCGAGAAGCTGGCCCTCTTCAACAAACTGTCCCTGCCTGGGAGGGAGGGAGCCGGGCCTGCTGACGGGCCCCCAGAGAGACGAAGGCAAAAGGGGGCTCGGTACCGCACGCAGCCCATCACTGTGGAGGAGGTCAGTCTG CTCCAGAAAGGCCCTGTTCAGCTTCCTGCCCTCTGTTTGTCCCCTCATATGTCTGACAGACAGCAGGCCTCGTCTGTCAACCTGAAACCCAGTGAGGTACGTCTTTCACAGTCCACATCAGATGCCGGCACTGGACTCGGAAAATCTGGTCCGACTCAACAGGGACCACAGTGCTACGACTCTGAGCCAGGCTTAAAAGGAATCCTGAAGAAGAGCCGCTCTGCAGGCTCGGAGTGGAGCAGGACAGAAGCCAGTCAGGTAGACGCATCATACAGCCACGAACAGAATGGTGGAGGCTGTAGAGAAGCGGCGATACACGGGAGCAAAGCCGGAGGTGAGAGGGAGGGAACTTCTACAGcaccacagagagagagacgagAGGCCAGTGGTATGGAGGAAGGTTCGCAGTCTGCTGCTCCCTGGAGGCAGAGGGctagaaacaggagggaaaccaTTGCCTGCACGCCAATAAGAGCCTTGTCAGAGCAGGATGCTCCACAGCAGGAGAGGTCCTGCCAGTCCAAACATGAACTGAGCTTTTCCTCTGAGAAAAACAGCGTAGACATCAATGGAAGAGCCAA GCAAGAGGAAGACCAAAAGGCCATGAGTAAGATGCATGATGACACCACAGATATAAAAGCTGTCCGGGTCACCTCAGAAGAGTGCGCGCCTAAACTGCAGGAGACAACCAACGGCAGCAGAAGTGAG TATCATGTGCTGGAAGAGTCAGAAAACCCTCATCTTGAGAATGACAACCTTCAGTGCTGG GAGCCCGTCTTTGCCTCTGTCTATTCTATCAATACGCCCCAATATATCATGTGTTTTAATCAG ACTAACCTCTCCTTTGAGGCACAAGAAGTCTTCTCTCCTACGAACAATCAGAGTCAGCCTCAGTGGAGACATAAG GATAAAGGAACTGAGTTTCAGATGACTGAATTTGGAGAATtgaaaacacagcaggaaagcAAAGGGCAGGAGGCTGGAAGCACGGCTAAGACAA GCCTTGTATCTGGCGAATCACGTAGAAATGGTATCGCTCGCAACAGGAGACACTCCACTGATGCTCCATCATGCAAAAATGAAG TGACTCCACAGAGTTCTTCACCAACAGTCGCTACTCAGGAGGTAAAGGAAGAGACGCCTGTTGATGAACCAAACATGTTTGATGGCGGTTTCTACTGTGAGCAGTCACCTCCTTCAGCCTGCCCCCCAGCTTGTGGTGGGATTGCTGCCTCAGAGGGTGAGCAGGACCTGGGAGTCTTCTGCCAGACCAACACACCCAT ATTGACCTCAGCAGTAGCAGAGCACAGGCGGTCGGTACGTCCGTCCCGTCGGACTCAAGGCTCCAGAAACCCTCTGAGGGCTCTCGCAGCCAGAGAGGACATCAGGCAGGACTTCATGGGGGAGAGAGTCAATTCATCGGCTCAGGAGAGGATCCAAGCAGAAAAAA aGTCTAAGAACTCGTCTATGGCAGACTCACCTCCCTTAAGATCTGAAGAATCCTCCTTAGATGCCGAGACAGCTAAGTCTTACCCGCCCTTCAGCAGCCTgatgctaattcacatcaaag GTAGGCGGCATGTTCAGGTCCGCCTGGTTGAGCCCTCAGTGCGGTCACTGAACAGCGGAGACTGCTTCCTGCTGGTCACTCCAGAGCACTGCATCCTGTGGAGTGGAGAGTTTGCCAACGGACAAGAAAAAGCAAAG gcCTCTGAGCTGGCTTTGTTCATCCAGAGCCAAAGGGACCTTGGTTGTTTTGCTACTCAAATTGTCCACCTGGAGGAGGGCATGAACTCTGACAGCAGTGTGGCTGCAGACTTCTGGAGTCTGTTGGGAGGAAGAACACAGTACAAAG GAGCTGGTGCTCCAGAGGAGGATGAGCTCTATGAGCGCAGTGTGGTGGAGTCCAACTGTGTGTACAGACTGGTGGAAAACAAACTGGTGCCTCATGAACAGGCTTGGGCCTCCATCCCCAGCATCACCCTGCTGGCCTCCTCTGAG GCCCTGGTGTTTGATTTCGGCAGTGAGATCTATCTGTGGCTCGGACAGGACGTTTCCCTCAGGAGGAGAAATGTTGCTCTCCAGTTGACTCACCAGGTGTGGGTTGGAGCTTATGACTACAGCAACTGTCAAGTAAACCCACTGGATCCCACTCAGTGTAACCCTGCAATTCAGCT ACGAGGAGAAGGCCGTCCCAGCTGGGCTCTGTTCGGCGTCCTCACTGAGAGCAACGAGACGGCTCTGTTCAGGGAGAAGTTCCTGGACTGGATGTGCAGGGTTGGAGGCAGAGAGGAAGTGGCTTCAGGGACGGATCAGACGCAG TCCATCCCAGTCCAGTCGTCCCAGCCGCTCTCCCCTCCATCAGACTTCTTGAGTCCCTGCGATGCCAAAGCTCTAGTATCGGGTCAGTGCTTAGAAGGTGACGGTTTGGTCCGTACTGTGCTGGCTGGGGTCGATGTCCAGAGAGGTCATGGTGTCATCATGCTGACGGAGGAACGTCAGATGGAGCTTAAAACAGTAGCGGTGGACACCTGGCACGTCCAGGAGTTTGACGACAGTGAAATCCCAGTGGAGAGCAACGGACAGCTTTATGAAGGAGACTCTTATGTAATCCGCTGGAAGTACAGCATCAGTACAGCTG ACAACACAGACAGCTCAGATGAGTGTGGGACAGATCCTGCACCAAAGGAAAAGACGGCCTTCTTCCTGTGGCGAGGCCGTCACTCCAGTGTCAGTGGACGGGACACAGCTGCTTTCCTTTCCATCGGGATGAGGAACCATGAAGAGTCACAG GTGGTTGTGCCTCAGGGAAAAGAACCGCCCTGTTTCCTGCAGCTTTTCAAGGGAGGCTTGGTCATTCACAAAGGAAAGCAAGAGGAAGCTTCCATCAACACAG ACGGTTGGCGTCTGTTTTGTGTGCGAGGGGAGCTCCCAGAAGAGGGTTTTCTGTTAGAGGTGGACTGCTGCTGTGCGGGTCTGAGGTCTAGAGGCTGTGTTGTCCTGCTAAATGGCCAGCAGGGAGTGCTCTATCTCTGGATTGGTTGTAAGGCTCACAGCAGCACAAAGGAAGTCAGCAAGAGGGTGGTGGAGGTCCTCTCTAAAAT ttgTCCATCAGAGGTGGGTTTAAGCAAAAGCAGCCCTGTAAAGGTGCAGGTAGTAGAGGAAGGTTCAGAGCCAGAAGACTTCTGGACAGCACTGGGACAAAAGGACAGGAAGGCCTATGACTGCATGCTGCAAG ATCCAGGAAAGTATAACTTCACGCCTCGCCTCTTCCACCTGAGTGCCTCCTCTGGGAGTTTCCAGGCCGAGGAGCTCCAGAGTCCGATACAGATGCCGGGGCTTGTGATGGCAATGCCTTTTGTCCAGGAGAGCCTGTACAGTGTACCACAACCAG CTTTGTTCCTGCTTGACAACCGTCTGGAGGTCTACTTGTGGCAGAGAGGTCAGCCTGAGCAGACAGAGAGCTCCTCAGCCTGGAGACTCTGGCATCATGAGAGGAAGTGTGCCATGCAGACAGCGCTGCAGTACTGCAAAG aaataaaccagaGAAGGCCGCCACATGCATATCTCATCCTCGAGGGGGCTGAGCCTCTCACCTTCACTAATGTCTTCCCACGCTGGGAGAAAAGCCTTGAACCTCATGCACAG GGTGATACAGGGCGAGCGAAGCTGACCTTGGTGCAGGACGCCCTGGCCCAGCTCATGAAGACCCAGTATCCTCTGGAGGAGCTGCTGCGGAGCCCCCTTCCTGAAGGAGTGGACCCCCAGCGCCTGGAAGTCTACCTGTCCAACGAGGACTTTCAG ACTATTTTGGAAATGAAGAGAGATGAATATGCCTCCCTCCCAAGCTGGAAGCAAATTGATCTGAAGAAAAGCAAAGGGCTGTTTTGTTAG